One segment of Mycobacterium spongiae DNA contains the following:
- a CDS encoding amidohydrolase family protein: MHIIDADGHVAENPSLVIEALERWPDLVRRSSDGRPGLTIEGRRYPEDQGPGAGCPPEHGISAAPGINCRSAAGVMRDADRDHIDTMVLYPSLGLCVPSLQEPELAAGFARLYNQWIADYCSQSNGRLRGVGVTPVEHGEVAIDIMAEAKNLSLVATLVPPALTTRNLDHPDLDPFYAAAVELGMPLGIHGAPGIHLPQIGVDRFTNYIQVHCISFPFDQMTAMTALVSGGVFERHPQLQVAFLEAGVGWVPFFIDRLHEHYEKRGDWIECGWRRDPHDYLRAGNIWVTCEPEEPILPGVIDVLGDDFIMFASDYPHWDGEWPQSTKHLRTRTDISDETREKIGGSNAQRFYSLN, translated from the coding sequence ATGCACATCATCGATGCCGATGGGCATGTCGCCGAGAACCCATCACTGGTGATCGAAGCACTCGAACGTTGGCCGGACCTTGTTCGGCGCAGCTCCGACGGGCGGCCCGGGCTCACGATAGAAGGCCGCCGCTATCCCGAGGACCAGGGACCTGGAGCGGGGTGTCCGCCCGAGCATGGGATTTCGGCGGCACCCGGCATCAACTGCCGTTCGGCAGCAGGAGTGATGCGCGACGCCGACCGCGATCACATCGACACCATGGTCTTGTATCCCAGCCTGGGGTTGTGCGTACCCAGCTTGCAGGAACCCGAGTTGGCCGCCGGATTCGCGCGACTGTACAACCAGTGGATCGCGGACTATTGCTCGCAGAGCAACGGCCGGTTGCGCGGCGTCGGTGTGACCCCCGTGGAACACGGGGAGGTGGCCATCGACATCATGGCCGAAGCCAAGAATCTAAGTCTGGTCGCGACCTTGGTTCCTCCGGCGCTCACGACGCGCAACCTCGACCATCCCGACCTGGATCCGTTCTATGCCGCCGCCGTGGAGCTTGGGATGCCACTGGGCATCCATGGTGCGCCAGGCATCCATCTGCCGCAGATTGGCGTGGACCGGTTCACCAACTACATCCAGGTGCACTGCATCAGCTTCCCGTTCGACCAGATGACCGCGATGACGGCGCTCGTGTCCGGCGGCGTCTTCGAACGGCATCCACAGTTGCAGGTCGCGTTCCTCGAGGCAGGCGTGGGCTGGGTCCCGTTCTTCATCGATCGCCTCCACGAGCACTATGAAAAGCGGGGCGATTGGATCGAATGCGGATGGCGGCGCGATCCTCACGACTACCTTCGGGCCGGAAACATCTGGGTGACGTGTGAACCCGAGGAGCCCATCCTTCCCGGAGTGATCGATGTGCTTGGCGACGACTTCATCATGTTCGCCAGCGACTACCCGCACTGGGACGGCGAGTGGCCGCAAAGCACCAAGCATCTGCGCACCCGCACTGACATCTCCGACGAAACACGCGAAAAAATTGGCGGGTCGAATGCGCAGCGCTTCTACAGCCTGAACTGA
- a CDS encoding phage holin family protein encodes MGPFLVRAALTGFALWVVTLLVPGLRFVGGATTLAKIAIIFVVAVIFGLVNAFIKPIVQILSIPLYIVTLGLFHVVINAFMLWITAQITKNTTHWGLQIDHFWWTAIWAAIVLSIVSWILSLLTRDFRRVTRA; translated from the coding sequence ATGGGGCCTTTTCTCGTGCGCGCAGCCTTGACCGGGTTCGCCTTGTGGGTGGTCACGCTTCTCGTTCCCGGCCTGCGCTTTGTCGGCGGCGCCACCACGTTGGCGAAGATCGCCATCATCTTCGTCGTCGCAGTGATTTTCGGCCTGGTGAACGCGTTCATAAAACCCATCGTGCAGATCCTGTCGATCCCGCTCTACATTGTGACGCTGGGCTTGTTCCATGTGGTCATCAACGCATTCATGCTGTGGATTACCGCGCAGATCACCAAGAACACCACCCACTGGGGATTGCAGATCGACCACTTCTGGTGGACTGCGATCTGGGCCGCGATCGTGCTGTCGATCGTGAGCTGGATCCTGTCGCTCTTGACCCGAGACTTCCGCCGGGTTACCCGCGCCTAG
- a CDS encoding anti-sigma factor antagonist: protein MNTVAVRSFPGPSNARLSSQPNDTHSGLRAVTECTGSAVVVHVGGDIDASNEAAWQRLVNRSAAIAIAPGPFVIDIRDLEFMGSCAYAVLAQESVRCRRRGVSLRLVTSQPIVARTIAACGLRRLVPMYPTVETALAPPA, encoded by the coding sequence ATGAACACAGTCGCGGTCAGATCCTTTCCCGGTCCTTCGAACGCGCGGCTGAGTTCGCAACCCAATGACACCCATAGCGGTCTACGGGCGGTCACGGAATGCACCGGCTCGGCAGTGGTCGTTCACGTCGGCGGCGATATTGACGCCAGCAACGAAGCCGCATGGCAGCGCTTGGTGAATAGGAGCGCCGCCATCGCCATCGCGCCCGGCCCATTCGTCATCGACATTCGTGACCTGGAGTTTATGGGGTCTTGCGCCTACGCGGTATTGGCTCAAGAGTCGGTGCGCTGTCGTCGTCGCGGGGTAAGCCTGCGGCTGGTCACCAGCCAGCCGATCGTGGCCCGCACCATCGCCGCGTGCGGATTGCGCCGCCTGGTGCCGATGTACCCAACGGTCGAGACAGCGCTGGCACCGCCGGCCTGA
- a CDS encoding FAD-dependent oxidoreductase, protein MANSMQHIVVIGAGVSGLTSALCLAEAGWPVRVWAAAPPHETTSVVAGAVWGPVFTEPVARTLAWMKRSLREFRELAKDPATGVRMAPAITVGDPTAADNLPPQVQLIPELRPADPADLPAGFATGSRATMPMIDMPQYLDYLTQRLAAAGCEIEIRSVRSLTEAVDVAPIVVNCAGLGARELAGDTTLRPLFGQHVVLTNPGLQQIFLELRSSSEWVCYFPHPQRVVCGGISIADRWDTTPDPEVSERIMQRCRQIEPLLGQAEVIETITGLRPDRPSVRLTEERLGSGRCIHNYGHSSNGVTLSWGCAWEVAQLVGAPQ, encoded by the coding sequence GTGGCCAACAGCATGCAACACATCGTTGTGATCGGTGCCGGCGTGAGCGGATTGACGTCCGCCCTGTGCCTGGCCGAAGCAGGGTGGCCGGTTCGGGTATGGGCTGCCGCGCCACCGCACGAGACGACCTCAGTCGTCGCGGGAGCCGTCTGGGGGCCGGTGTTCACCGAGCCGGTTGCCCGCACGCTCGCCTGGATGAAGCGCTCGTTGCGGGAGTTCCGCGAACTTGCCAAGGACCCCGCCACGGGGGTCCGGATGGCGCCGGCGATCACTGTCGGTGACCCAACCGCTGCCGACAACCTGCCGCCCCAGGTCCAGCTAATCCCGGAATTGCGACCGGCCGACCCCGCTGACCTGCCCGCGGGCTTTGCAACCGGGTCTCGCGCCACCATGCCGATGATCGATATGCCGCAATACCTCGACTATCTGACACAGCGCCTCGCTGCCGCCGGCTGCGAGATCGAGATTCGTTCCGTGCGGTCGCTGACCGAGGCGGTCGACGTCGCACCGATCGTGGTCAACTGTGCCGGTCTGGGAGCCCGAGAGTTGGCCGGCGACACCACCCTGCGCCCGCTGTTTGGTCAGCATGTGGTCCTCACGAATCCCGGCCTACAGCAGATATTCCTCGAACTCCGCAGCTCCTCGGAGTGGGTCTGCTACTTTCCGCATCCGCAGCGCGTGGTGTGCGGCGGCATCAGTATCGCCGACCGTTGGGACACCACCCCAGACCCCGAGGTGTCTGAGCGGATCATGCAACGCTGCCGCCAGATCGAGCCGCTCCTCGGCCAGGCAGAGGTCATCGAGACGATCACCGGGCTGCGCCCGGACCGTCCATCGGTGCGGCTGACGGAAGAACGGCTCGGTTCAGGGCGGTGCATCCACAACTATGGCCACAGCAGCAATGGCGTCACCCTGTCGTGGGGTTGCGCGTGGGAGGTGGCGCAGCTGGTCGGTGCCCCGCAATAG
- the katG gene encoding catalase/peroxidase HPI — protein sequence MKYPVEGGGNRDWWPNQLNLKMLHQNPAVADPMGAAYDYAAEVKTLDVDALKRDVEEVMTTSQPWWPADYGHYGPLFIRMAWHAAGTYRINDGRGGAGAGMQRFAPLNSWPDNASLDKARRLLWPIKKKYGKKLSWADLIVFAGDYALESMGLKTFGFGFGRVDEWEPDEVYWGKETTWLGDERYSGKRDLENPLAAVQMGLIYVNPEGPNANPDPIAAAVDIRETFARMAMNDVETAALIVGGHTFGKTHGAGDADLVGPEPEAAPLEQMGLGWKSSFGTGVGKDAITSGLEVVWTHTPTKWDNSFLEILYSNEWELTKSPAGAHQWKPKDDGWANSVPEAFGTGKTHPSMLTTDLSMRMDPIYERITRRWLDHPQELAEEFAKAWYKLIHRDMGPKSRYLGPLVPAETLLWQDPVPAVSHDLIAAADIAALKSQILASGLTVSQLVSAAWAAASSFRGSDKRGGANGGRIRLQPQAGWEVNEPDELAQVVRTLEGIQESFNSSASGNTKVSFADLVVLGGCAAVEQAAKAAGHDITVPFSPGRTDAAQEQTDVESFAVLEPKADGFRNYVGKGNPLPAEFMLLDKANLLTLSAPEMTVLVGGLRALGANYKGSSLGVFTGASGASPSLTNDFFVNLLDMGITWEPSAADDGTYEGKDATGAVKWTGSRVDLVFGSNSELRALAEVYGADDAKQKFAEDFVAAWNKVMNLDRFDLS from the coding sequence ATGAAGTATCCCGTCGAGGGGGGCGGGAACCGGGACTGGTGGCCGAACCAGCTCAACCTGAAGATGCTGCATCAGAACCCCGCGGTCGCCGACCCGATGGGTGCAGCGTATGACTACGCCGCCGAGGTCAAGACCCTCGACGTCGACGCCTTGAAGCGCGATGTCGAGGAAGTCATGACAACCTCGCAGCCCTGGTGGCCAGCGGACTACGGCCACTATGGGCCCCTGTTCATCCGGATGGCATGGCACGCCGCCGGCACCTACCGGATCAATGACGGCCGCGGTGGTGCGGGCGCAGGTATGCAGCGGTTCGCGCCGCTCAACAGCTGGCCCGACAACGCCAGTCTGGACAAGGCTCGTCGGCTGCTGTGGCCGATCAAGAAAAAGTACGGCAAGAAGCTGTCGTGGGCCGATTTGATCGTCTTCGCCGGTGACTATGCGCTGGAATCGATGGGCTTGAAGACATTCGGTTTCGGGTTCGGCCGGGTCGACGAGTGGGAGCCCGACGAGGTCTACTGGGGCAAGGAGACCACCTGGCTCGGCGACGAGCGCTACAGCGGCAAGCGTGATCTCGAAAACCCGCTGGCCGCAGTGCAGATGGGGCTGATCTACGTCAACCCGGAGGGCCCCAACGCCAACCCGGACCCGATTGCCGCGGCCGTGGACATCCGCGAGACATTCGCCCGCATGGCGATGAACGATGTCGAAACCGCGGCACTGATCGTCGGCGGTCACACGTTCGGTAAGACCCATGGCGCCGGCGACGCCGATCTGGTCGGCCCCGAGCCCGAGGCCGCTCCATTGGAGCAGATGGGTCTGGGCTGGAAGAGCTCGTTTGGCACCGGCGTGGGCAAGGACGCAATTACCAGCGGCCTCGAGGTCGTGTGGACGCACACGCCGACCAAGTGGGACAACAGCTTCCTGGAGATTCTCTACAGCAACGAATGGGAGCTCACCAAGAGCCCTGCGGGCGCCCATCAGTGGAAGCCGAAGGACGATGGCTGGGCGAATTCAGTGCCGGAAGCCTTCGGCACCGGCAAGACCCATCCTTCGATGCTGACCACCGACCTCTCGATGCGGATGGACCCTATCTACGAGCGGATAACTCGCCGCTGGTTGGATCACCCGCAGGAATTGGCCGAGGAGTTCGCCAAGGCCTGGTACAAGCTGATCCACCGCGATATGGGTCCCAAATCCCGCTACCTCGGGCCGCTGGTCCCCGCCGAGACCCTGCTGTGGCAGGACCCGGTCCCCGCGGTCTCCCACGACCTGATCGCTGCAGCTGATATCGCAGCGCTCAAGAGCCAGATCCTGGCGTCGGGTTTGACTGTCTCGCAGCTGGTTTCCGCGGCCTGGGCGGCGGCGTCGTCGTTCCGCGGCAGCGACAAACGAGGCGGAGCCAACGGCGGTCGCATCCGACTGCAACCGCAAGCCGGGTGGGAAGTCAACGAGCCCGACGAGCTGGCCCAGGTGGTGCGCACGCTGGAGGGGATCCAAGAGTCCTTCAACTCCTCGGCATCGGGGAACACCAAGGTGTCGTTCGCCGATCTCGTGGTTCTCGGGGGTTGTGCCGCCGTCGAACAGGCGGCGAAGGCTGCCGGCCACGACATCACGGTGCCGTTCTCTCCGGGACGCACGGATGCGGCGCAGGAACAGACCGATGTCGAGTCGTTCGCCGTCCTCGAGCCCAAGGCAGACGGATTCCGCAACTACGTCGGAAAGGGCAACCCGTTGCCAGCCGAGTTCATGCTGCTCGACAAGGCAAACCTGCTAACACTGAGTGCTCCGGAGATGACGGTGCTGGTCGGTGGCTTGCGCGCCTTGGGTGCGAACTACAAGGGGTCATCGTTGGGTGTCTTCACCGGGGCATCCGGAGCGTCACCCTCGCTGACCAACGACTTCTTCGTGAACTTGCTCGACATGGGGATCACCTGGGAGCCGTCGGCCGCGGACGACGGGACCTACGAGGGCAAAGACGCTACGGGCGCGGTGAAGTGGACCGGCAGCCGCGTCGACCTGGTCTTCGGGTCGAACTCGGAGTTGCGTGCTCTCGCCGAGGTCTACGGCGCTGATGACGCGAAGCAGAAGTTCGCGGAGGACTTCGTCGCCGCGTGGAACAAGGTGATGAACCTCGACCGTTTCGATTTGTCCTGA